A single Populus alba chromosome 7, ASM523922v2, whole genome shotgun sequence DNA region contains:
- the LOC118063125 gene encoding uncharacterized protein has translation MNPIKMSPFFFFLLMFTSFLACKSQQNPQTQALTSIKQNLHDPLGALTGWDPTTPLAPCDWRGVFCTNNRVTELRLPRLQLRGQLSDQFASLTSLRKISLRSNFFNGTLPHSLAKCTLLRALFLQYNSFSGNLPPEISNLTNLQVLNIAQNRFSGEIPRSLPVSLKYLDLSSNTFSGSIPSSVSDLAQLQLINLSYNQFSGSIPASFGQLQSLEYLWLDYNILEGTLPSAIANCSSLVHFSANGNRLGGLIPAAIGELPKLQVVSLSENKFVGAVPTSMFCNVSVYPPSLRIVQLGFNGFSGVVGPESGGCFSVLQVLDLQANHIRGVFPLWLTRVVTLTILDVSRNLFSGVVPAEIGNLSRLEELKMGGNGFKEVVPVEIQQCRSLQVLDLHGNDLSGEIPEVLGDLGGLKVLSLGENQFSGSVPGSFRNLTGLETLNLGGNGLNGSLPDEVMGLSNLTTLDLSGNGFSGEIPATIGSLNRVMFLNLSGNGFSGRIPSSFGNLLRLSSLDLSRQSLSGELPSELAGLPNLQVIALQENMLSGDVHEGFSSLLGLRYLNLSSNGFSGQIPLTFGFLKSLVVLSLSKNHISGLIPPELGNCSDLETLELESNSLTGNIPGDLSRLLHLKVLDLGRNNLSGEIPNEISKCSSLSSLSLDSNHLSGSIPDSLSNLSNLTSLDLSTNNLSGQIPVNVAQISGLVYLNVSRNNLEGGIPALLGSRFNNPSAFADNPRLCGKPLPRNCVDVEASNRRKRLILLIAVVVSGACMLALCCCFYTYSLLRWRKRLKQGAAGEKKRSPARPSSNGSGGRGSTDNGGPKLVMFNNKITLAETTEATRQFDEENVLSRTRYGLVFKACYSDGMVLSIRRLPDGSLDENMFRKEAEFLSKVKHRNLTVLRGYYAGAPDMRLLVYDYMPNGNLATLLQEASHQDGHVLNWPMRHLIALGIARGLAFLHTSNIVHGDVKPQSVLFDADFEAHLSDFGLDRLTIATPAEPSTSATVGTLGYVSPEAVLTGEVSKEADVYSFGIVLLELLTGKRPVMFTQDEDIVKWVKKQLQKGQITELLEPGLLELDPESSEWEEFLLGVKVGLLCTAPDPLDRPTMPDIVFMLEGCRVGPDIPSSADPTSQPSPA, from the coding sequence ATGAATCCTATCAAAATGagtcctttctttttctttctcttaatGTTCACATCCTTCTTGGCCTGCAAATCCCAGCAAAACCCACAAACCCAAGCCCTGACATCCATCAAGCAAAACCTCCACGACCCGCTTGGAGCTTTAACCGGTTGGGATCCAACAACCCCATTAGCTCCATGTGACTGGCGTGGTGTCTTTTGCACAAACAACCGAGTTACTGAACTTCGTTTACCTCGTCTCCAACTCCGTGGCCAACTCAGTGACCAGTTTGCTTCTTTAACATCTTTACGTAAAATCAGCCTTAGATCAAATTTCTTTAATGGAACATTGCCTCATTCTCTTGCAAAATGCACCCTCTTACGCGCTTTGTTTTTGCAATACAACTCATTTTCCGGCAACCTTCCGCCGGAGATTAGTAACTTAACTAATCTTCAAGTCTTGAACATCGCGCAAAATAGGTTTTCTGGAGAGATTCCTAGATCTCTGCCTGTGAGTTTGAAGTATCTTGATTTATCATCAAATACATTTTCAGGTTCTATCCCTTCAAGTGTTTCTGACTTGGCGCAGTTGCAGCTTATTAACCTGTCTTACAATCAGTTTTCCGGTTCTATTCCGGCGAGTTTTGGCCAGCTTCAGAGTCTTGAATACCTGTGGcttgattataatattttagaagGGACTTTACCTTCTGCCATTGCGAATTGCTCTTCGCTTGTGCACTTTAGTGCTAATGGTAATCGTCTTGGAGGTTTGATCCCGGCTGCCATTGGCGAGCTTCCGAAATTGCAAGTTGTTTCGCTTTCGGAAAATAAGTTTGTTGGGGCTGTTCCGACTTCAATGTTTTGTAATGTCTCAGTTTATCCGCCGTCGTTGCGGATTGTTCAGTTGGGGTTTAATGGGTTTAGTGGTGTTGTAGGGCCGGAGTCCGGCGGTTGTTTTAGTGTTTTGCAAGTTCTGGATCTTCAAGCGAATCACATACGTGGAGTTTTTCCTCTGTGGTTGACACGTGTGGTTACTTTGACAATTTTGGATGTTTCGAGGAATTTGTTTTCTGGTGTTGTTCCGGCTGAGATTGGGAATTTGTCGAGGTTGGAGGAGTTGAAGATGGGTGGTAATGGTTTTAAAGAGGTGGTTCCAGTGGAGATTCAGCAATGTAGGTCACTTCAGGTTCTTGATCTTCATGGGAATGATTTATCAGGGGAAATCCCTGAGGTTTTGGGTGATCTAGGGGGGTTGAAGGTGTTGTCTCTTGGTGAAAATCAGTTTTCGGGCTCGGTTCCTGGGAGTTTTAGGAATCTTACAGGGCTAGAGACCTTGAATTTGGGTGGTAATGGTTTGAATGGAAGCTTGCCAGATGAGGTTATGGGGTTGAGTAATTTGACTACGCTGGACCTCAGTGGAAATGGATTCTCAGGTGAAATTCCTGCTACTATTGGGAGTTTGAACAGGGTAATGTTCCTGAATCTGAGTGGAAATGGTTTTTCAGGAAGGATACCGTCTAGTTTTGGAAATCTATTGAGGTTAAGTTCTCTTGATTTGAGCAGACAGAGTTTGTCTGGAGAGTTGCCGTCTGAGCTTGCTGGCTTGCCGAATCTTCAGGTGATTGCTTTGCAGGAGAATATGCTGTCTGGGGATGTTCATGAAGGGTTCAGTAGTTTGTTGGGTTTGCGTTACTTGAACCTCAGCTCCAATGGCTTCTCCGGTCAGATTCCGTTGACTTTTGGGTTTCTCAAGTCATTGGTTGTTTTGTCGTTGTCTAAGAATCACATTTCAGGGTTGATTCCACCAGAGCTTGGCAACTGCTCGGATCTTGAAACCCTTGAGTTAGAGTCAAATTCTTTGACTGGCAATATTCCAGGTGATCTCTCTCGCCTTTTGCACTTGAAAGTGCTTGATTTAGGTAGGAACAATTTATCAGGTGAAATCCCAAATGAAATCTCCAAATGCTCGTCGTTATCCTCATTGTCGTTGGATAGCAATCATCTTTCAGGTAGCATACCGGATTCATTATCCAATTTATCCAACTTGACATCTTTGGATCTCTCTACTAACAACTTGAGTGGGCAGATTCCTGTCAATGTTGCACAAATCTCTGGCCTGGTATACCTGAATGTTTCAAGAAATAACCTTGAAGGTGGGATTCCAGCATTGCTGGGTTCTAGATTTAACAACCCATCAGCATTTGCAGATAATCCAAGGCTATGTGGAAAGCCATTGCCTAGAAATTGTGTGGATGTAGAAGCAAGCAATCGAAGGAAAAGGTTGATTCTGTTGATTGCTGTGGTTGTAAGTGGGGCTTGCATGTTGGCATTATGTTGCTGCTTCTATACATACAGCCTCTTGAGGTGGCGCAAGAGACTAAAACAAGGTGCTGCGGGTGAGAAGAAACGGAGCCCAGCAAGGCCTAGCTCAAATGGAAGTGGTGGTCGTGGCAGTACAGATAATGGAGGGCCGAAACTTGTTATGTTTAATAACAAGATCACACTTGCAGAAACAACCGAAGCAACTAGGCAATTCGATGAAGAGAATGTGCTTAGCAGAACTCGATATGGCCTAGTTTTTAAAGCTTGTTATAGTGATGGAATGGTGCTCTCAATCCGAAGGCTCCCGGATGGATCACTAGATGAAAACATGTTCAGGAAAGAAGCTGAATTTCTAAGCAAAGTGAAGCATCGAAACCTAACAGTTCTTCGTGGCTACTATGCTGGAGCACCAGATATGAGACTCCTGGTCTACGACTACATGCCTAATGGAAACCTTGCCACTCTCCTCCAAGAAGCATCCCACCAAGATGGTCATGTCCTAAATTGGCCAATGCGTCACTTGATAGCTCTCGGAATTGCCCGTGGCCTTGCATTCCTCCACACATCCAACATTGTTCACGGGGATGTCAAGCCACAAAGCGTCCTCTTCGATGCAGATTTCGAAGCCCATCTCTCTGACTTCGGGCTAGACAGATTAACCATTGCAACCCCGGCAGAACCTTCAACCTCAGCAACGGTTGGCACATTGGGTTATGTATCACCAGAAGCTGTTTTGACAGGAGAGGTTTCAAAAGAAGCAGATGTTTACAGCTTCGGCATAGTATTACTTGAGCTACTAACAGGGAAAAGGCCGGTGATGTTCACACAAGATGAAGATATTGTCAAGTGGGTCAAGAAGCAACTTCAGAAGGGTCAAATAACAGAACTTTTGGAGCCTGGTTTGCTTGAACTTGACCCTGAATCATCAGAATGGGAAGAGTTCTTGTTAGGTGTTAAGGTTGGGTTACTCTGCACCGCACCGGACCCTCTTGATAGACCCACAATGCCTGATATTGTTTTCATGCTTGAAGGTTGCCGTGTGGGCCCTGATATCCCATCTTCAGCTGATCCAACCTCCCAACCATCCCCTGCTTGA
- the LOC118063123 gene encoding kinesin-like protein KIN-7E, which translates to MGEIGVADADGPLQGLSGGGGGEEKILVSVRLRPLNEKEIAKNDVSDWECINDDTVIYRNSLSVSERSMYPTAYKFDRVFGPGCSTRQVYGEGAKEVALSVVSGINSSVFAYGQTSSGKTYTMSGITEYTVADIYDYGDKHKEREFTLKFSAMEIYNESVRDLLSTDTTPLRLLDDPERGTVVERLTEETIRDWNHFKELLSVCEAQRQIGETSLNEASSRSHQILRLTIESSAREFVGHYKSSTLASTVNFVDLAGSERASQSLSAGMRLKEGCHINRSLLTLGTVIRKLSKGRNGHIPFRDSKLTRILQSSLGGNARTAIICTMSPARIHVEQSRNTLLFASCAKEVATNAQVNVVVSDKTLVKQLQRELARLESELKNTRPDSEAPDSTAVLREKDLQIEKLLKEVAELTRQLDLAQSQVENLLQSSEGDRASTPDQDHHYPKLRVRNSFRSDNSVSYSLISEDPPSLDLGARSFDASQCSDERSSRSSEATFIPFPEFEENFLPESLSPEDSDTTTDFVGNGLHEKKDAEERTSQNFDGHWKEVQCVEVEEPSINQFSNSKMSESRPYRFEESNGPSPDVKTDTLGLTKIGNEERADQELNSPPLKEQKELKGLHSTFIIPSPEKPSPWLLKESLSESRRFFTRSRSCRARLMNNSPSSHFEKVEDNESTPSNGFEKDFPGRPEGFQKKLPAFKYDLDIKRLSRNVSENSMSSFAVNELKEGSVGTSPDWRTASVGNSDAGLMYMADDLAQETTAETMEDVEDDDLDAMRDNVSAKKVRDVGLDPIQDDVSEKKVKDVALDPIQEDAESASKWPLEFKRKQSKIIELWHACDVSLVHRTYFFLLFNGDPADSFYMEVEIRRISLLKDTLSRASGTIVHGQVLTSTSSKKALIQERQMLARQMQKRLTREERENLFLKWGIRLNGTNRRLQLVHRLWTKPTDMDHVTESATLVAKLVGFDEQEQALKEMFGLLNFTPTHPRRRKPSIWKRSGLSFL; encoded by the exons ATGGGAGAGATTGGGGTGGCTGATGCGGATGGGCCACTGCAGGGGctgagtggtggtggtggtggtgaggaGAAAATTTTGGTTTCAGTTCGGCTGCGGCCTTTGAATGAGAAGGAAATCGCAAAGAATGATGTGTCAGATTGGGAATGCATCAATGATGACACTGTCATATACAGGAATAGCCTTTCAGTGTCGGAGCGGTCCATGTACCCAACAGCTTACAAATTTG ATAGAGTATTTGGGCCTGGTTGCTCGACAAGGCAAGTCTACGGAGAAGGAGCCAAGGAAGTCGCTCTTTCGGTTGTCAGTGGCATAAACT CAAGTGTATTTGCATATGGACAAACAAGTAGTGGAAAAACCTACACTATGAGTGGAATTACTGAGTACACTGTAGCAGATATATATGACTACGGAGATAAG CACAAGGAAAGAGAGTTTACTTTGAAGTTCTCTGCCATGGAGATTTACAACGAATCCGTCAGAGACCTCCTAAGTACAGATACAACTCCTCTCCGACTTCTAGATGATCCAGAG AGAGGCACTGTTGTGGAGAGGCTCACGGAGGAAACTATAAGGGACTGGAATCATTTTAAAGAACTTCTATCTGTCTGTGAAG CTCAGAGACAAATAGGGGAGACCTCCCTTAATGAAGCAAGCTCTAGATCTCATCAGATTCTGAGGCTG ACAATTGAAAGTTCCGCTCGTGAGTTTGTAGGCCATTACAAGTCCAGCACTCTTGCTTCCACTGTG AACTTCGTTGATCTAGCAGGAAGTGAGCGCGCTTCTCAGTCATTATCAGCTGGTATGAGGTTGAAAGAAGGTTGCCACATAAACCGTAGTCTACTGACATTGGGAACTGTTATCCGTAAGCTAAG CAAAGGAAGAAATGGGCATATTCCTTTTAGAGATTCAAAGCTGACGCGAATATTGCAGTCCTCTTTAGGAGGAAATGCTAGAACTGCCATCATCTGTACCATGAGCCCTGCTCGAATCCATGTTGAACAATCTAGAAACACACTTCTGTTTGCAAGTTGTGCTAAAGAAGTGGCAACCAATGCACAGGTCAATGTAGTTGTCTCTGATAAAACACTGGTAAAGCAACTGCAAAGAGAATTGGCTAGATTGGAGAGTGAGTTAAAAAATACTCGACCAGATTCTGAAGCACCAGATTCCACGGCAGTACTGAGAGAAAAGGATCTTCAGATTGAAAAG CTATTGAAAGAGGTCGCAGAGCTGACTCGGCAACTTGATCTTGCTCAGTCTCAGGTCGAGAATCTACTGCAATCGTCTGAAGGTGACAGAGCTTCAACG ccagatcaagatcatcacTACCCTAAATTGCGAGTGCGGAATTCATTCAGATCTGACAATTCAGTATCATATTCACTCATTTCGGAAGATCCTCCCTCCCTAGACCTTGGTGCCAGATCTTTTGATGCATCTCAATGTTCGGATGAGCGAAGTAGCAGAAGCTCTGAAGCAACCTTCATCCCATTCCCAGAGTTTGAAGAGAATTTTCTTCCAGAAAGTTTATCTCCGGAGGACTCAGATACAACCACTGACTTCGTAGGAAATGGTCTACATGAGAAAAAGGATGCCGAAGAACGAACTAGTCAAAACTTTGATGGTCATTGGAAGGAAGTTCAATGCGTTGAAGTGGAAGAGCCAAGCATAAACCAATTTTCAAATTCGAAGATGTCTGAGTCTAGGCCATACAGATTTGAAGAATCTAATGGGCCTTCTCCAGATGTAAAAACCGATACCTTAGGCTTAACAAAGATCGGCAATGAAGAAAGAGCAGATCAAGAATTAAACTCTCCCCCATTGAAGGAACAGAAAGAGTTGAAGGGTTTGCATTCCACTTTTATTATACCATCTCCTGAAAAGCCCTCTCCATGGCTGCTGAAAGAAAGCCTGTCTGAATCGAGGAGATTTTTTACCAGGAGCAGAAGCTGTAGAGCAAGGCTTATGAATAACTCACCGAGTTCCCATTTCGAGAAGGTAGAAGATAATGAGAGCACACCATCAAATGGGTTTGAGAAAGATTTCCCTGGGAGACCTGAGGGTTTTCAAAAGAAACTTCCTGCTTTCAAGTATGATCTTGACATCAAAAGGTTATCAAGAAATGTCTCAGAGAATTCTATGAGCAGTTTTGCTGTTAATGAGCTCAAAGAGGGAAGTGTTGGAACGTCACCTGATTGGAGGACTGCAAGTGTTGGTAACTCAGATGCGGGATTGATGTACATGGCTGATGATTTG GCTCAAGAAACAACAGCAGAGACCATGGAGGATGTGGAAGATGATGACTTGGATGCAATGCGAGATAATGTGTCTGCAAAGAAGGTAAGAGATGTTGGCTTGGATCCAATTCAAGATGACGTTTCAGAGAAGAAGGTAAAAGATGTTGCCCTGGATCCTATTCAAGAGGATGCGGAGAGTGCATCTAAATGGCCATTAGAATTTAAAAGGAAGCAAAGCAAGATCATCGAACTTTGGCATGCCTGCGATGTCTCACTAGTTCACAGGACCTACTTCTTCCTGCTCTTTAATGGTGATCCTGCAGATTCTTTTTACATGGAAGTCGAGATCAGACGGATTTCCCTTCTAAAGGACACGTTATCCAGGGCCAGCGGTACTATTGTTCATGGACAAGTTCTAACATCCACCTCAAG CAAGAAGGCTTTGATTCAAGAGAGGCAGATGCTGGCAAGGCAAATGCAGAAGAGGCTCActagagaagaaagagagaatctTTTCCTAAAGTGGGGTATTCGATTGAATGGAACCAATAGAAGGTTGCAGCTGGTCCACCGCTTATGGACCAAGCCAACAGATATGGACCACGTCACAGAAAGTGCCACTCTTGTTGCAAAGCTCGTTGGCTTTGACGAGCAAGAACAGGCTTTGAAGGAGATGTTTGGTCTGCTCAATTTCACCCCAACACATCCAAGAAGGAGGAAACCTTCTATTTGGAAGCGCAGTGGATTATCTTTCTTGTAA
- the LOC118063122 gene encoding glyoxylase I 4, whose protein sequence is MTIEIEEASSHEALPLLSLNHLSLLCRSVWASARFYEHVLGFVHIKRPSSFNFNGAWLYNYGIGIHLIENPSIDEFDTIVEPRPINPKDNHMSFQCTDVGLVKRKLQEMGMRYVTAVVEEDGIKVDQVFFHDPDGYMVEICNCDNIPILPLSSCPFKPRTGSFKKATPSNCGFMENVMMESLSMDMMNISF, encoded by the exons ATGACAATTGAGATTGAGGAAGCAAGCAGCCATGAGGCACTTCCCCTCCTCTCACTGAACCATCTATCATTGTTGTGCAGATCAGTGTGGGCTTCAGCAAGGTTTTATGAGCATGTTTTGGGCTTTGTTCACATCAAACGCCcctcttctttcaatttcaacGGAGCTTG GTTGTACAATTATGGCATTGGCATACATTTGATTGAGAACCCATCAATTGATGAGTTTGACACCATTGTCGAACCGCGTCCGATTAATCCCAAGGATAATCATATGTCCTTCCAA tGTACTGATGTTGGCCTTGTTAAGAGGAAGCTGCAAGAAATGGGAATGAGGTATGTGACAGCAGTGGTGGAAGAAGATGGGATCAAGGTGGATCAGGTGTTCTTTCATGACCCAGATGGGTACATGGTTGAAATCTGCAACTGTGACAACATCCCAATCCTTCCTCTGTCATCCTGCCCATTCAAGCCAAGAACGGGAAGTTTCAAGAAAGCAACACCAAGTAACTGTGGATTCATGGAGAATGTGATGATGGAGAGCTTGAGCATGGATATGATGAACATCTCATTTTGA
- the LOC118063120 gene encoding B-box zinc finger protein 18 isoform X2: MRTLCDACESAAAIVFCAADEAALCLACDEKVHMCNKLASRHVRVGLANPSDVPRCDICENAPDGSSLCLQCDMNVHVGGKRTHGRYLLLRQRVEFAGDKPQPDDLHSQPMHPGETRKGQNQPPKATAEEKRQNRLVSPAPMSLTNSDGHDKVDKNMIDLNMKPQRTDHEQASNNQEL; encoded by the exons ATGCGTACCCTTTGCGACGCCTGTGAGAGTGCTGCTGCTATTGTCTTTTGTGCTGCTGATGAGGCTGCACTTTGCCTTGCCTGCGATGAGAAG GTTCATATGTGCAACAAACTTGCTAGCAGGCATGTGCGAGTGGGTCTGGCAAATCCCAGTGACGTTCCACGCTGTGACATATGTGAAAATGCACCTG ATGGAAGTTCCCTTTGCTTGCAATGTGATATGAATGTTCATGTTGGAGGTAAAAGGACACATGGGAGATATCTTTTGTTGAGACAAAGAGTTGAG TTTGCAGGGGATAAACCTCAGCCAGATGACCTACATTCGCAACCTATGCATCCAGGGGAGACAAGGAAAGGACAGAATCAGCCACCAAAGGCAACAGCAGAAGAGAAGCGACAGAATCGCCTGGTTTCTCCAGCTCCAATGTCACTAACTAATTCTGATGGACATGACAAAGTGGATAAAAACATGATTGATTTGAATATGAAGCCTCAACGAACTGATCACGAACAAGCTTCTAATAATCAG GAACTGTGA
- the LOC118063120 gene encoding B-box zinc finger protein 18 isoform X1, whose protein sequence is MRTLCDACESAAAIVFCAADEAALCLACDEKVHMCNKLASRHVRVGLANPSDVPRCDICENAPAFFYCETDGSSLCLQCDMNVHVGGKRTHGRYLLLRQRVEFAGDKPQPDDLHSQPMHPGETRKGQNQPPKATAEEKRQNRLVSPAPMSLTNSDGHDKVDKNMIDLNMKPQRTDHEQASNNQEL, encoded by the exons ATGCGTACCCTTTGCGACGCCTGTGAGAGTGCTGCTGCTATTGTCTTTTGTGCTGCTGATGAGGCTGCACTTTGCCTTGCCTGCGATGAGAAG GTTCATATGTGCAACAAACTTGCTAGCAGGCATGTGCGAGTGGGTCTGGCAAATCCCAGTGACGTTCCACGCTGTGACATATGTGAAAATGCACCTG CTTTCTTTTATTGTGAGACAGATGGAAGTTCCCTTTGCTTGCAATGTGATATGAATGTTCATGTTGGAGGTAAAAGGACACATGGGAGATATCTTTTGTTGAGACAAAGAGTTGAG TTTGCAGGGGATAAACCTCAGCCAGATGACCTACATTCGCAACCTATGCATCCAGGGGAGACAAGGAAAGGACAGAATCAGCCACCAAAGGCAACAGCAGAAGAGAAGCGACAGAATCGCCTGGTTTCTCCAGCTCCAATGTCACTAACTAATTCTGATGGACATGACAAAGTGGATAAAAACATGATTGATTTGAATATGAAGCCTCAACGAACTGATCACGAACAAGCTTCTAATAATCAG GAACTGTGA
- the LOC118063119 gene encoding probable serine protease EDA2, producing the protein MTTMKLVFISLLLLSTAPYAPLALRTQLPSLSGSSNSKNYLTTQEHWFNQTLDHFSPFDHDKFPQRYYEFLDYFRIPDGPIFLEICGESSCNGIVNDYISVLAKKFGAAVVSLEHRYYGRSMPFKSTTTENLRFLSSKQALFDLAVFRQYYQESLNLKLNRTSVENPWFVFGGSYAGALSAWFRLKFPHLTCGSLASSAVVLAIHNFTEFDQQIGESAGAECKATLQETTQLVEERLASNKQAVKTLFDAAELEIDGDFLYFLADAAVIAFQYGNPDIVCSTLVKAKNNGDDLVEAYAKYVKEYYLGTFGSTVQTYNQKYLKDTSLNKHTGDRLWWFQVCTEVAYFQVAPSNDSIRSSKVDARYHLDLCKNVFGEGIYPEVDVTNIYYGGTNISGSKIVFANGSQDPWRHASKQTSSPDMPSFLISCHNCGHCTDIRGCPQTPLSLEGNARNCSSPEAVEKVRHQIIEKMDLWLSECRAGSWSSM; encoded by the exons ATGACGACGATGAAGCTAGTGTTTATTTCTTTGCTGCTCTTGTCAACAGCACCTTATGCCCCTCTCGCTCTTAGAACGCAGCTACCCAGCTTGTCCGGAAGCAGCAACAGCAAGAATTACTTGACCACTCAAGAACACTGGTTCAATCAGACCCTTGATCACTTTTCTCCATTC GACCATGATAAGTTTCCGCAAAGATACTACGAGTTTCTTGACTACTTCAGGATTCCTGATGGTCCCATATTTTTGGAAATTTGTGGGGAGTCTTCTTGTAACGGGATAGTCAATGACTACATCAGT GTTTTGGCAAAGAAGTTTGGAGCAGCTGTGGTTTCACTTGAGCATCGTTACTATGGAAGAAGTATGCCTTTTAAATCAACAACAACTGAGAATTTGAGATTTCTTTCGTCTAAACAGGCGCTATTCGACTTGGCTGTTTTCCGTCAGTATTATCAG GAGTCATTAAACCTGAAGCTCAATAGAACAAGTGTTGAAAATCCTTGGTTTGTTTTTGGTGGTTCATATGCTGGAGCACTCAGTGCATGGTTTCGTCTTAAGTTTCCACATTTAACATGCGGGAGTCTTGCAAGTTCTGCAGTTGTTCTTGCTATTCACAACTTCACCGAATTTGATCAGCAG ATTGGTGAGTCAGCTGGTGCTGAATGTAAAGCTACACTGCAAGAAACTACTCAACTTGTTGAAGAAAGGCTTGCGTCAAATAAACAAGCAGTGAAGACATTGTTTGATGCAGCTGAG CTGGAGATTGATGGCGACTTCCTGTATTTTCTGGCAGATGCAGCTGTTATAGCA TTTCAATATGGGAATCCGGATATAGTATGCTCCACACTTGTTAAAGCAAAGAACAATGGAGATGATTTGGTG GAGGCATATGCAAAATATGTTAAAGAGTATTATCTTGGAACTTTTGGCTCCACCGTTCAGACATATAATCAGAAGTATTTGAAAGACACTTCTCTTAATAAACATACTGGTGATCGATTGTGGTGGTTCCAAGTTTGCACTGAAGTAGCATATTTTCAAGTGGCACCCTCAAATGATAGTATTCGCTCTTCAAAAGTCGACGCAAG ATACCATTTGGACCTTTGCAAGAACGTCTTTGGAGAGGGTATCTATCCTGAAGTTGATGTAACGAATATATATTATGGAGGCACCAATATTTCAG gttcaaaaattgtttttgcaaaTGGGTCTCAAGATCCCTGGCGCCATGCGTCGAAACAGACCTCATCCCCGGATA TGCCTTCCTTTTTAATCTCTTGTCACAACTGCGGTCATTGTACTGATATAAGAGGATGTCCACAGACTCCTTTGAGTCTCGAAG GTAATGCTCGGAACTGCAGCTCCCCTGAAGCAGTTGAAAAGGTTAGGCATCAGATCATAGAAAAGATGGACCTGTGGCTCTCTGAGTGTCGTGCTGGTAGTTGGAGCTCCATGTGA